The following proteins are encoded in a genomic region of Spirosoma sp. SC4-14:
- a CDS encoding TrpB-like pyridoxal phosphate-dependent enzyme has protein sequence MTQFKKINLPESAIPEQWYNIVADMPNKPLPPLHPGTHEPIGPDMLAPLFPMELIKQEVTTDTWVDIPDEVREIYKIWRPTPLIRASRLEKLLDTPAKIYYKYEGVSPAGSHKPNTAVPQAFYNKQAGVKRITTETGAGQWGSALSFACQLFGIDCEVYMVRASYDGKPYRKIMMNTWGASVYPSPSERTAAGRQILAQDPNSPGSLGIAISEAVELAMQDEHTKYALGSVLNHVLMHQTVIGLEAIKQLELADDFPDIVVAPFGGGSNFAGISFPFLRYNLTEGKQIRCIAAEPASCPKLTRGVFRYDLGDTVGMTPLIPMYTLGHNFIPAPIHAGGLRYHGAGAIVSQLLNDGLIEAQAFKQLECFDAGIQFARTEGIIPAPEATHAIATVIREAKQAKEEGKAKTILFNLCGHGHFDMSAYEQYLSGKLVEHEVTSEEIQASLAELDTPLIA, from the coding sequence ATGACACAGTTCAAGAAGATCAATTTGCCCGAATCGGCTATTCCTGAGCAATGGTACAACATTGTGGCCGACATGCCCAACAAGCCACTTCCACCGCTTCATCCGGGCACGCACGAACCCATCGGCCCCGACATGCTGGCTCCACTGTTTCCGATGGAGTTGATCAAGCAGGAAGTGACCACCGACACCTGGGTCGATATTCCAGACGAAGTACGGGAGATTTACAAAATCTGGCGGCCAACTCCCCTCATCCGGGCATCGCGTCTGGAAAAACTGCTCGACACACCCGCCAAAATCTACTATAAATACGAAGGCGTTAGTCCGGCGGGTTCGCATAAACCGAATACGGCCGTGCCACAGGCTTTTTATAACAAACAGGCGGGTGTGAAACGGATTACGACCGAAACCGGGGCCGGTCAATGGGGAAGCGCGCTTAGCTTTGCCTGCCAGTTGTTCGGTATCGACTGTGAGGTTTATATGGTTCGTGCCAGTTATGACGGCAAGCCTTATCGAAAAATCATGATGAATACCTGGGGGGCCAGCGTATATCCATCGCCATCGGAACGTACGGCCGCCGGTCGGCAGATTCTGGCCCAGGACCCCAACTCGCCCGGTAGTCTCGGCATTGCCATTTCGGAAGCGGTAGAGCTGGCCATGCAGGATGAGCACACGAAATATGCGCTTGGCTCGGTACTCAATCATGTGCTGATGCATCAGACGGTGATTGGACTGGAAGCCATCAAGCAACTAGAACTGGCCGACGACTTCCCGGATATTGTGGTGGCACCGTTTGGAGGAGGCTCCAACTTTGCAGGCATCTCGTTTCCGTTTCTACGCTATAACCTGACTGAAGGCAAGCAGATTCGCTGCATTGCAGCCGAACCAGCCTCGTGTCCGAAACTCACGCGCGGGGTGTTCCGCTACGACCTGGGCGATACGGTTGGGATGACGCCCTTGATTCCGATGTATACGCTCGGCCATAATTTCATTCCGGCACCGATTCATGCCGGAGGGTTGCGGTATCATGGAGCTGGCGCTATTGTGAGTCAATTGCTAAACGATGGACTCATTGAAGCCCAGGCATTTAAACAACTCGAATGTTTCGATGCGGGTATTCAGTTTGCCCGGACCGAAGGCATTATTCCGGCCCCCGAAGCCACTCATGCCATTGCAACGGTTATCCGCGAAGCCAAACAGGCCAAAGAAGAAGGCAAAGCCAAAACCATTTTGTTTAACCTGTGCGGCCACGGCCACTTCGACATGAGCGCCTACGAACAGTATCTGAGCGGCAAACTGGTAGAGCACGAGGTCACCTCCGAAGAAATTCAGGCATCGCTCGCCGAACTCGACACGCCGTTGATTGCCTAG